One window of Pseudacidobacterium ailaaui genomic DNA carries:
- the rpoN gene encoding RNA polymerase factor sigma-54, producing the protein MALLQPKLNLKVSQRQILTPGLMQMVSVLALNKIELKEMIQAEIAENPILEELEENVPLLDDVASREEQLAQPTESSFGDAAIKKSDPFDEIDFGSYFQEYLDPGFRSPDSFEVSEKPSIENFLSRPGTLTDHLSWQLGSLNISPAVRDAAEYIIGNLNEDGYLTATDEELLEGHLREQLEPEHDHGVVPAVRPEFRMTDIPEAIRERARGHLATALEVVRSLDPLGVGARDLRECLLLQLDAQRHEFELIYQRQKHAAQAPEIHASTEEISEDLAGEDHKHGMNGNGHAQRLAVFQAAREIADKHLLLLQKRDMREVAKAAGCSVEIARQAVDLIRTLDPRPGQRYNRSETRLIEPDVAFVKRGDDYVVVMNDEDMPSLRLNQGYRRMITQDGTEKEVRDYVKERYRSALQLMRNIEQRKNTILRTCEAIVRRQKEFLEKGVESLKPMMIKEVAEEIGVHPSTVSRAVSNKYVHTPQGVYELRFFFSEGVNGPEGAGTPLMLLKRKVKKLIEEEDPKKPLTDDQIANMLQSQGINVTRRTVAKYREDMRIPSTHQRRVRS; encoded by the coding sequence ATGGCACTTCTTCAACCCAAACTTAACCTGAAAGTATCGCAGCGGCAGATCCTCACGCCCGGGCTGATGCAGATGGTGAGCGTGCTTGCGCTGAACAAGATCGAGTTGAAGGAGATGATTCAGGCCGAGATTGCGGAAAATCCGATCCTCGAAGAGTTGGAAGAAAACGTTCCTTTGCTGGATGATGTGGCCAGCCGGGAAGAACAACTGGCGCAGCCAACAGAGAGCAGCTTTGGCGATGCCGCCATAAAGAAATCGGACCCTTTTGATGAGATAGATTTCGGCTCTTATTTTCAAGAGTATCTGGACCCGGGCTTCCGCTCCCCGGACAGCTTTGAGGTCTCGGAAAAACCCTCAATCGAGAATTTTCTTTCCCGACCGGGCACACTCACAGACCACCTTAGCTGGCAGCTTGGATCTCTGAACATCTCACCTGCCGTGCGTGACGCGGCGGAATATATCATCGGCAACCTGAATGAAGATGGTTACCTTACCGCAACCGATGAGGAACTGCTTGAGGGGCATCTGCGCGAGCAGTTAGAGCCGGAGCACGACCACGGTGTTGTTCCGGCCGTCCGTCCGGAATTCCGAATGACTGACATTCCGGAGGCGATCCGGGAGCGGGCCCGAGGACATCTGGCAACGGCATTGGAAGTTGTCAGGTCTCTTGATCCGTTAGGCGTAGGGGCACGCGACCTTCGTGAATGCCTGTTACTACAACTGGATGCCCAGCGTCATGAATTTGAACTCATCTATCAGAGGCAGAAACACGCGGCGCAGGCTCCGGAAATTCATGCTTCGACAGAAGAGATCTCCGAAGATCTGGCAGGAGAAGACCACAAGCATGGAATGAATGGCAATGGGCATGCCCAGCGCCTGGCTGTATTTCAGGCCGCAAGAGAGATTGCGGACAAGCACCTGCTGCTGCTGCAGAAGCGCGACATGCGGGAGGTGGCAAAAGCTGCTGGATGCTCGGTAGAAATTGCCCGGCAGGCCGTGGATCTGATTCGCACCCTCGATCCACGTCCGGGACAGCGTTATAACCGTTCAGAGACGCGCCTGATTGAGCCGGATGTCGCCTTCGTGAAGCGCGGCGATGACTATGTTGTCGTGATGAACGATGAAGATATGCCTTCTCTGCGTCTAAACCAGGGATACCGTCGTATGATTACGCAGGACGGGACAGAAAAAGAGGTCCGGGACTACGTAAAAGAACGCTACCGCTCTGCGCTGCAGCTGATGCGGAACATAGAACAGCGGAAGAACACGATCCTGCGGACCTGCGAGGCCATCGTGCGGCGGCAGAAGGAGTTTCTGGAAAAGGGCGTGGAATCGCTCAAGCCGATGATGATCAAGGAAGTGGCGGAAGAAATTGGTGTGCATCCATCCACAGTGAGCCGCGCTGTATCCAACAAATATGTACATACTCCGCAGGGAGTTTACGAGCTGCGCTTTTTCTTTTCGGAGGGAGTCAACGGACCGGAAGGTGCGGGCACTCCCTTGATGCTGCTCAAACGGAAGGTAAAAAAACTGATTGAAGAGGAGGACCCCAAAAAACCGCTGACCGATGATCAGATCGCAAATATGCTTCAGTCACAGGGAATCAACGTGACACGCCGTACCGTGGCCAAATATCGCGAGGACATGAGAATTCCGAGCACCCATCAGCGTCGGGTACGGAGTTGA
- the bamD gene encoding outer membrane protein assembly factor BamD: MKRFVTQMSAVCLCLALIPAASHALGKKKKKQTDLSQNPLANVNSKQPDKELFDKAMKALKKGKYDVARLDLQTLLNTYPDTEYAMRAKLAIGDTWYKEGGSAALTQAEQEYKDFITFFPNTPEAAEAQMKVGDIYFQQMEKPDRDPQNAMHAEQEYRTMIQQFPDSPLIPRAKQRLREVQEVLAQRQFEIGEFYAARENWTASIARLQTVADTYPLFSKSDQTLITLGDAYVTLAQMTQKLNLPPKAKEELVQAYNDRAAAAYDRVVTRYAMAPHVEDAKDRLIAMGRPIPEPTQAELAESEAEEGSRTNVHIKDRALLLVKPGPSTIRAARVGEPTVTDPPQTTAPQVREATAAMYEAAVKGQPIPAPTQGASATAAAAATSASVPASGASSGAAVEMEAVPTGSSGGTSTSVEVINPSANSSTGAANTSAPATGTGETAAPGNGSSAPANPGAEYGLKPVGPSNTNAPLPPVDKPAPAPEQINDVKAGEQSKAQVQTGTKGKKNVPVDNSKESSTKKKKKGLGKLNPF; the protein is encoded by the coding sequence ATGAAACGGTTTGTTACACAAATGTCGGCTGTTTGCCTGTGTCTGGCGCTGATACCAGCAGCGTCTCACGCCCTGGGCAAGAAAAAGAAGAAGCAAACGGACCTGAGCCAGAATCCGCTGGCGAACGTGAACTCCAAGCAGCCGGACAAGGAGCTGTTTGACAAGGCGATGAAGGCCCTGAAAAAGGGCAAGTATGATGTGGCCCGCCTTGACTTGCAGACCCTCCTGAATACCTACCCTGATACCGAATACGCGATGCGCGCCAAGCTCGCCATCGGCGACACCTGGTATAAGGAAGGCGGATCGGCCGCCCTTACCCAGGCCGAGCAGGAGTACAAGGACTTCATCACCTTCTTCCCCAACACTCCTGAGGCTGCCGAAGCGCAGATGAAGGTGGGCGACATTTATTTCCAGCAGATGGAAAAGCCGGACCGCGATCCTCAGAATGCGATGCACGCCGAACAGGAATACCGGACGATGATCCAGCAGTTTCCGGACTCGCCTCTGATTCCCAGGGCCAAACAGCGGCTGCGCGAAGTGCAGGAAGTGCTGGCGCAACGACAATTTGAAATTGGTGAGTTCTACGCTGCGCGCGAAAACTGGACTGCCTCCATTGCCCGCTTGCAGACAGTGGCTGATACGTATCCACTCTTCAGTAAAAGTGACCAGACGCTCATTACTCTTGGTGACGCCTATGTCACTCTGGCGCAGATGACCCAGAAGCTGAATTTGCCGCCAAAAGCCAAAGAAGAGCTGGTCCAGGCATACAACGACCGCGCTGCCGCCGCTTACGATCGCGTGGTGACCCGTTATGCGATGGCACCGCACGTGGAAGATGCCAAGGACCGCCTGATTGCCATGGGACGTCCCATTCCTGAACCCACGCAAGCCGAGCTGGCCGAAAGTGAGGCCGAAGAAGGCAGCCGCACCAACGTCCACATTAAAGACCGCGCGCTTCTCCTGGTAAAACCAGGGCCGTCTACTATCCGCGCTGCCCGTGTTGGCGAGCCTACAGTTACGGATCCGCCCCAAACCACGGCGCCCCAGGTGAGAGAGGCCACAGCCGCCATGTACGAGGCTGCGGTCAAGGGCCAGCCGATTCCCGCTCCCACGCAAGGCGCGAGCGCAACCGCGGCCGCGGCGGCCACCAGCGCTTCTGTTCCGGCCTCCGGGGCTTCCAGCGGCGCAGCGGTGGAGATGGAAGCAGTCCCAACCGGAAGCAGTGGGGGAACGTCCACCAGCGTGGAAGTCATCAATCCTAGTGCAAATTCCAGTACGGGAGCAGCAAACACGAGTGCTCCAGCTACAGGGACTGGCGAGACCGCCGCGCCTGGAAATGGCAGCAGCGCTCCTGCAAATCCGGGAGCAGAATATGGATTGAAGCCCGTAGGCCCATCGAATACCAATGCTCCGCTGCCCCCGGTAGACAAACCCGCCCCTGCTCCTGAGCAGATCAACGACGTAAAGGCGGGAGAACAGTCTAAAGCACAGGTCCAGACCGGGACCAAAGGCAAGAAGAATGTCCCAGTAGACAATAGTAAAGAGTCTTCCACCAAAAAGAAGAAGAAAGGCCTGGGCAAGCTGAACCCGTTCTAG
- the hpf gene encoding ribosome hibernation-promoting factor, HPF/YfiA family produces MQVEYTGRQVTVTPALRAIADESIARIAKILGKTTSAHVVLTAEKYRKFAEVTIKTRLQDIVATSEANFMETALREALEKAETQAIRCKKKIQAVKRQPKEEKLAAEPQLARPRRSAKTSPSAAEETIPAQTSGKANGNGHARQSIPVTVHSFPARVPVPEPHIVRSADSVAIRPMTLEEAVKEAEFRDREVFVFRDHEGQVKVLHRKRDGKMELIEAP; encoded by the coding sequence ATGCAGGTTGAGTACACTGGCAGGCAGGTGACCGTCACCCCCGCTCTTCGCGCCATTGCCGATGAATCCATTGCGCGCATCGCAAAAATCCTGGGAAAAACTACGAGCGCCCACGTGGTCTTGACGGCGGAAAAATACCGTAAATTTGCCGAAGTCACCATAAAGACGCGCTTACAAGACATTGTGGCGACGTCAGAGGCCAATTTCATGGAGACCGCGCTCCGCGAGGCGCTGGAAAAGGCCGAAACCCAGGCCATCCGCTGCAAAAAGAAGATACAGGCCGTGAAACGGCAGCCGAAAGAGGAAAAACTTGCCGCTGAGCCCCAGTTGGCCCGTCCTCGCCGCTCGGCAAAGACCTCGCCTTCAGCAGCAGAAGAGACCATTCCAGCCCAGACCTCGGGAAAAGCCAATGGAAATGGACATGCCCGCCAGAGCATTCCAGTAACCGTGCATTCTTTTCCGGCCCGGGTCCCCGTACCGGAGCCACACATCGTCCGTTCCGCTGATTCTGTAGCGATCCGTCCCATGACCCTGGAGGAGGCGGTGAAAGAAGCGGAGTTTCGTGACCGCGAGGTCTTCGTCTTCCGCGACCATGAGGGGCAGGTGAAGGTGCTGCACCGCAAGCGGGATGGCAAGATGGAGCTGATTGAAGCTCCCTGA
- a CDS encoding hemolysin family protein, with translation MSGFLLFRFVSIAMLILANGFFVAAEFAIVSLRDTRVEQLIAQRRPGARIVRRLQQNLGDFLPAVQFGVTLCSLALGWIGEPVVADIFEVWLANVPHARVYAHLIAVPVAFALITYFHVLLGELVPKSLALRKVDQMALGVAGPMDAFIRVTRPAVRLMNRSASLVLKLFHAPMAHESSVHTPEELKLVATAARRSGVLPEFQESLIHRVVEANDISAREIMTPRQRIFSLPADMLVEEASARIIEEQHSRVPVYDPARGQDYIIGVVYSKEISRLMHFRAMARTRFADAPFSELRLRQVMREVLVVPETKPVLDLLREFQQRRRHLAIVVDEFGTTVGLVTVEDAIEQLIGEVEDEFDVTVRRPLTSASGGVVLDGSVNLRDLETQMNWHLPRDGGAETLAGFLLARLGRIPRGGECVEYEGRRITVAEMSGHRISKVLVQEIAQQEKTEKAS, from the coding sequence ATGTCTGGATTTCTGCTTTTCCGGTTTGTTTCCATCGCCATGCTGATTCTGGCCAACGGATTTTTTGTGGCAGCAGAATTCGCCATTGTCAGCTTGCGCGATACCAGAGTGGAACAACTGATTGCGCAGAGGAGGCCGGGAGCGCGCATCGTCCGGCGGCTGCAGCAGAACCTTGGAGACTTTCTGCCTGCAGTCCAGTTTGGAGTTACGCTGTGCAGTCTTGCTTTGGGCTGGATTGGCGAGCCGGTGGTTGCAGACATTTTTGAGGTGTGGCTGGCAAATGTGCCCCACGCGAGGGTCTATGCGCATTTGATTGCAGTTCCGGTGGCCTTTGCGCTCATTACCTATTTTCACGTGCTGCTTGGGGAGCTGGTTCCAAAGTCACTGGCCCTGCGAAAGGTAGACCAGATGGCGCTGGGCGTTGCCGGTCCGATGGATGCGTTTATCCGCGTGACGCGTCCGGCGGTGCGGCTGATGAACCGGTCTGCCTCCCTGGTACTGAAACTATTTCATGCCCCCATGGCGCATGAGTCTTCCGTGCACACCCCGGAAGAGTTGAAGCTGGTGGCGACAGCGGCGCGTCGTTCCGGTGTGTTGCCGGAATTTCAGGAATCGTTGATTCATCGTGTGGTGGAGGCCAATGATATTTCTGCCAGAGAGATCATGACGCCCCGCCAGCGCATCTTCTCTCTTCCGGCCGACATGCTTGTAGAAGAGGCTAGTGCGCGCATCATTGAGGAGCAGCACTCACGTGTTCCTGTCTATGATCCGGCGCGAGGGCAGGACTACATCATCGGCGTCGTCTACTCAAAAGAGATATCGAGATTGATGCATTTCCGGGCCATGGCCCGCACACGGTTTGCGGATGCGCCATTTTCTGAGCTGCGGCTGCGGCAGGTAATGCGCGAAGTGCTCGTAGTGCCGGAGACCAAACCTGTCCTGGATCTGCTGCGAGAGTTTCAGCAGCGCCGCCGGCACCTGGCCATTGTTGTCGATGAATTCGGCACGACGGTCGGGCTGGTCACGGTAGAGGACGCAATCGAGCAGCTCATTGGCGAAGTCGAAGATGAATTTGATGTGACGGTGCGCAGGCCTTTGACTTCAGCCAGCGGAGGGGTCGTCCTTGATGGAAGCGTCAACCTGCGCGATCTAGAAACACAGATGAACTGGCATTTGCCCCGTGATGGAGGAGCAGAGACGCTGGCTGGTTTCTTGCTGGCCCGGCTGGGGAGGATCCCCCGGGGAGGCGAATGTGTGGAGTACGAAGGCCGTAGGATCACCGTGGCCGAGATGAGCGGTCATCGCATCAGCAAAGTACTTGTACAGGAGATTGCTCAACAAGAGAAGACGGAGAAGGCCTCCTGA
- the rapZ gene encoding RNase adapter RapZ — protein MPSKNVRKPADGPRKKKNTPAHNVEEDRSLIIITGLSGSGKLSALKAFEDMGHYAVDNMPIDLVPRFAELIGESTTTTKAALVVDVREGQGLERFPQMLQGIRHILPTTVIYLEASEPVLLRRFSETRRPHPLGRQEMVASAIRAERKLLDPIRNVADVIIDTSNFNVHELRAYIQDKFAGAGDGKDLLISSISFGYKNGLPLEADLVFDVRFLPNPHFIPEFRPLTGKHPKLVSYLRKFAQTREFLDRVTGLLLYLLPHYIHEGKSYLTIAFGCTGGQHRSVMIAEEIGKRLAKEGYRVKTAHRDMPR, from the coding sequence ATGCCATCCAAAAATGTCCGTAAACCTGCTGATGGTCCACGGAAAAAAAAGAACACTCCTGCGCACAATGTAGAGGAGGACCGTTCGCTCATTATCATCACCGGCCTCTCCGGGTCCGGAAAACTCTCCGCCCTCAAGGCATTTGAAGACATGGGGCATTATGCCGTGGACAATATGCCAATCGATCTGGTCCCGCGTTTTGCCGAACTGATTGGGGAATCCACCACCACAACAAAAGCGGCCCTGGTTGTTGATGTGCGGGAAGGGCAGGGACTGGAGCGTTTTCCTCAGATGCTGCAGGGCATCCGCCACATTTTACCCACGACGGTCATTTATCTTGAGGCTTCGGAGCCGGTGCTGCTGCGTCGTTTTTCTGAGACGCGGCGGCCGCACCCTCTGGGCAGGCAGGAGATGGTCGCCTCGGCCATACGCGCCGAGCGGAAGCTGCTGGATCCTATCCGCAATGTGGCAGACGTCATTATCGACACCTCGAATTTTAATGTCCATGAGCTGCGGGCCTACATACAGGACAAGTTCGCCGGGGCCGGAGATGGGAAAGACCTTTTGATCTCCTCCATCAGTTTTGGATACAAGAACGGTCTTCCACTGGAGGCTGATCTTGTCTTTGATGTTCGCTTTTTGCCGAATCCGCACTTTATTCCTGAATTTCGTCCTCTGACCGGCAAACATCCAAAACTGGTGTCCTATCTCCGCAAATTTGCGCAGACGCGGGAATTCTTGGATCGTGTAACCGGGCTACTGCTGTATCTTCTGCCTCATTACATCCATGAGGGAAAAAGCTATCTGACAATTGCTTTTGGCTGCACAGGAGGCCAGCACCGCTCGGTAATGATTGCTGAAGAAATCGGCAAGCGGCTTGCAAAAGAGGGCTATCGTGTTAAGACCGCCCACCGCGACATGCCGCGTTAA
- a CDS encoding valine--tRNA ligase: MSHDLPKAYDPTAIEDRWAGYWVRERLFETPTPKGTPAASPFTMLLPPPNVTGRLHMGHMLNQTEMDILARWRRMCGDLTLWLPGTDHAGIATQMMVERQLAAEGKKRQDLGREAFIERVWQWKQHYGGAILNQMKRLGASVDWAREYFTMDDNLSVAVREAFVRLYEQGLIYRGAYIVNWCPRCQTAISDLEVVHEEQQGKLWEIRYPVTEEPGAFLTIATTRPETMLGDVAVAVHPDDERYQHLHGKHLRLPLVGREIPVITDAWVSPEFGTGAVKVTPAHDPNDFTLGQRHGLPSINVMDETAHINAEGSAYAGLDRYEARKQILADLESQGLLGAIKDHTLSIGKCDRCKTVVEPRLSTQWFIKIQPLADKAIAAVEQGHIRFTPEQYARTYFEWMRNIHDWCISRQLWWGHRIPAWHCRACKQITVARETPAKCSFCESAVLQQETDVLDTWFSSGLLPCSVFGWPRHTQDLDVFYPTQLLVTGFDILFFWVARMIMLGCHFMLDMPMPDGSQRTLKDAVPFREVYIHALVRDAERQKMSKTKGNVIDPIEIVSKYGTDAVRFTLAAMASPGTDIAFSEARTEGYRAFANKIWNAARFIFMNVDKAKEAGIELDPQWFTNRTAPGPDAPIEARWITSRLDQVAAEVNQALGEYRFHEAANLVYQFFWGDFCDWYLEMVKIRLDFSSSIHQQRSKSALMTLLSTFEAALRLLSPFMPFLTEELWHALYEENPPAKSIALSRYPQASADARNPVAENEMSVLQELIVTVRALRKDLDVPEREPVAIELTATDAIRNLADSNQDIIEKLARVSEIQFPSEWKLGPANTRTTANFTVGTPYEKQIDLAAERERLHKKLEQYEKLLANAKRQLENESFLAKAPEKVVSGLKKQAEEASMLRQETLDALERLEQFA, from the coding sequence ATGTCTCACGATTTGCCAAAAGCTTATGATCCCACTGCCATAGAAGACCGCTGGGCAGGGTACTGGGTGCGCGAGCGCCTGTTTGAAACGCCTACGCCGAAGGGCACTCCTGCCGCATCCCCCTTCACCATGCTTCTGCCCCCGCCCAACGTCACTGGACGGCTCCATATGGGGCACATGCTCAACCAGACGGAGATGGACATCCTTGCCCGTTGGCGACGCATGTGTGGCGACCTGACGTTATGGCTTCCGGGCACGGACCACGCCGGAATTGCCACCCAGATGATGGTGGAACGCCAGTTGGCCGCCGAAGGAAAAAAACGGCAGGACCTGGGCCGCGAGGCCTTCATTGAGCGCGTCTGGCAATGGAAGCAGCACTACGGCGGCGCAATTCTCAACCAGATGAAGCGCCTGGGCGCAAGCGTGGACTGGGCACGCGAATACTTTACGATGGACGACAACCTGTCTGTGGCTGTGCGAGAAGCCTTTGTGCGGCTATATGAACAGGGACTGATTTATCGCGGCGCCTACATCGTCAACTGGTGCCCGCGCTGCCAGACAGCCATCAGCGACCTTGAAGTTGTTCATGAAGAACAGCAAGGAAAACTATGGGAAATCAGGTATCCCGTCACGGAAGAACCAGGAGCGTTTCTTACCATCGCCACCACCCGTCCGGAAACCATGCTGGGCGATGTGGCCGTGGCCGTACATCCTGATGACGAGCGTTACCAGCATCTGCACGGCAAGCACCTGCGGCTGCCTCTGGTTGGTCGCGAAATCCCGGTCATTACCGATGCGTGGGTCAGTCCCGAATTTGGCACCGGGGCGGTAAAAGTCACTCCGGCCCATGATCCGAATGACTTTACATTGGGACAGCGCCACGGATTGCCCTCCATCAATGTAATGGATGAAACGGCACACATCAATGCCGAAGGCAGTGCCTATGCCGGACTCGACCGCTACGAGGCGCGCAAACAGATTCTGGCGGACCTGGAATCCCAGGGGCTGCTGGGTGCGATCAAAGACCATACCCTATCCATTGGCAAATGCGACCGCTGCAAGACGGTGGTAGAGCCTCGGCTCTCGACGCAGTGGTTCATCAAGATCCAACCTCTGGCGGACAAAGCCATTGCCGCGGTGGAGCAGGGGCATATCCGGTTTACTCCGGAGCAGTACGCCAGAACGTATTTCGAATGGATGCGCAATATCCACGACTGGTGCATCTCACGCCAGCTCTGGTGGGGGCACCGCATCCCTGCATGGCACTGCCGGGCCTGCAAACAGATCACGGTCGCGCGCGAAACGCCGGCAAAATGTTCCTTCTGCGAAAGTGCTGTGCTTCAGCAGGAAACCGATGTGCTCGATACCTGGTTCTCCTCCGGACTGCTTCCCTGCTCTGTCTTTGGCTGGCCAAGGCACACACAGGATCTCGACGTTTTCTATCCGACGCAGTTGCTTGTTACAGGTTTTGACATACTTTTCTTCTGGGTGGCGAGGATGATCATGCTGGGCTGCCACTTCATGCTGGACATGCCCATGCCGGACGGCTCGCAGCGCACACTGAAAGATGCTGTGCCCTTCCGCGAGGTCTACATTCACGCACTGGTGCGCGATGCGGAACGTCAGAAGATGTCCAAGACCAAAGGCAATGTGATTGACCCTATCGAGATCGTCAGCAAATATGGCACAGATGCTGTGCGCTTCACGCTGGCGGCCATGGCGTCTCCCGGAACCGACATTGCCTTTAGCGAAGCGCGTACTGAGGGATATCGTGCTTTTGCAAACAAGATATGGAACGCGGCGCGCTTCATCTTCATGAACGTGGACAAGGCAAAAGAAGCTGGGATTGAACTTGATCCGCAATGGTTTACAAATAGGACCGCTCCCGGGCCGGATGCTCCCATCGAGGCGCGCTGGATCACATCGCGACTGGACCAGGTTGCAGCAGAGGTCAATCAGGCCCTGGGCGAATATCGCTTCCACGAAGCCGCGAATCTTGTTTATCAGTTCTTCTGGGGCGACTTCTGCGACTGGTATCTGGAGATGGTAAAAATCAGGCTGGATTTCAGCAGTTCCATCCATCAGCAGCGCAGCAAGTCAGCCTTGATGACCCTGTTGAGCACATTTGAAGCAGCGCTTCGACTGCTTTCGCCCTTCATGCCATTCCTTACAGAAGAGCTCTGGCACGCGCTCTATGAGGAAAATCCTCCGGCAAAGTCCATCGCTTTGTCCCGTTATCCTCAGGCGAGTGCAGACGCTCGGAATCCTGTAGCGGAAAATGAGATGTCTGTCCTGCAGGAACTCATCGTGACGGTCCGCGCCCTGCGGAAAGACCTGGATGTGCCAGAACGCGAGCCGGTGGCCATCGAACTTACGGCGACGGATGCAATCAGGAACCTCGCCGATTCAAACCAGGACATCATTGAAAAACTCGCTCGCGTTTCTGAAATTCAATTTCCTTCAGAGTGGAAGCTCGGGCCAGCCAATACGCGGACCACAGCCAACTTTACCGTTGGCACGCCCTATGAAAAACAGATAGACCTTGCGGCGGAACGTGAACGCCTGCACAAAAAACTGGAACAGTACGAAAAACTTCTGGCCAATGCAAAACGTCAGTTGGAAAATGAATCTTTTCTGGCCAAAGCACCGGAGAAGGTTGTTTCCGGCCTGAAAAAACAGGCAGAGGAAGCATCCATGTTACGGCAGGAAACGCTCGACGCACTGGAAAGACTGGAGCAATTTGCATAA
- the nadC gene encoding carboxylating nicotinate-nucleotide diphosphorylase: MDWKSRRIDAILEQALVEDKATHDVTTALTIDPSLRASATIIAKQDCVVSGLGCIPRFLEIFARLDGKDHGRFEVVHHPEIFDGVRVSRGHALAVIRHKASVILSCERVILNLMQRLSGIATLTRQYVDAIAGTSAHILDTRKTVPGLRVLDKYAVRCGGGKNHRLDLSDGILIKNNHISLGGGIEKVLNRAKELRQPGQTIDIEVRTFEELTTALDHGAESLLLDNMTPEQVRKAVTLVRERGLSIPIEASGGMNLETVRKYALAGVDYISVGALTHSAPAVDLSMKITAEIY; encoded by the coding sequence ATGGATTGGAAAAGCAGGCGGATTGACGCGATTCTCGAACAGGCATTAGTAGAAGACAAAGCTACGCATGATGTAACCACTGCGCTTACCATTGATCCATCCTTGCGTGCTTCAGCAACCATCATCGCCAAACAGGACTGTGTAGTCTCAGGACTGGGCTGCATTCCGCGCTTTCTGGAGATCTTTGCCCGGCTTGATGGCAAAGACCACGGCCGCTTTGAGGTTGTGCATCATCCTGAAATTTTCGATGGCGTCCGTGTCTCCCGGGGACACGCCCTTGCCGTCATCCGCCACAAAGCCAGCGTCATCCTCTCCTGCGAGCGCGTCATTTTGAATCTGATGCAGCGCCTGAGCGGAATCGCCACACTTACCCGTCAGTATGTAGACGCCATTGCCGGCACCAGCGCGCACATCCTGGACACACGAAAGACCGTACCCGGACTGCGCGTTCTGGATAAATATGCTGTCCGCTGCGGCGGAGGAAAGAACCATCGCCTCGACCTTTCCGATGGCATCTTGATCAAGAACAATCACATCTCTCTTGGCGGAGGAATTGAAAAAGTTCTAAATCGCGCAAAGGAACTGCGCCAACCGGGCCAGACGATCGATATCGAGGTGCGCACGTTCGAGGAACTGACGACTGCGCTCGATCACGGCGCAGAGTCCCTGCTGTTGGATAATATGACGCCGGAACAAGTCAGGAAGGCCGTCACGCTGGTACGTGAACGCGGCCTCAGCATTCCGATTGAGGCTTCTGGCGGAATGAACCTTGAAACTGTTCGTAAATACGCTCTTGCCGGCGTGGACTACATCTCCGTAGGAGCTCTTACACATTCTGCCCCGGCCGTAGACCTGAGTATGAAAATCACAGCGGAGATCTATTAA
- a CDS encoding ABC transporter permease, translating into MRVLRILLMRLMYILPVIWLVVTLVFLLIHIVPGDPVEQMLGEGARTQDIAALRHAYGLDVPIGTQYLHYWRGVLHGDLGRSLRLNDSVTHLVLTRYPYTLELTLAALVIALVLAVPAGISAALHRSRWQDHTVGVVSLLGLSFPVFASGPILILLVSIKLGWLPVSGAGGWDHLVLPACTMGAALAAILTRMVRTAMLEELGQDYIRTARAKGLPERTVVYKHALRNAMVPVLTLVGLQFGALLAGAIVTETIFSWPGIGRLTLSAISNRDYALVQGCILAVGLTYVLVNLVTDLLYMVVNPRVRS; encoded by the coding sequence ATGCGGGTGCTTCGCATACTGCTGATGCGACTGATGTACATTCTGCCAGTCATCTGGCTCGTGGTGACGCTGGTTTTCCTGCTGATCCACATCGTGCCGGGTGATCCGGTGGAGCAGATGCTGGGGGAAGGTGCACGCACACAGGACATCGCCGCTCTCCGCCATGCTTATGGGCTGGATGTCCCCATAGGAACGCAGTATCTGCACTACTGGCGAGGTGTGCTGCACGGAGACCTGGGTCGTTCCCTCCGGTTGAATGATTCTGTGACGCATCTGGTGCTGACGCGATACCCGTACACACTGGAGCTGACGCTGGCAGCGTTGGTCATTGCTTTGGTACTTGCTGTTCCGGCTGGAATCAGCGCGGCACTGCACCGCTCGCGTTGGCAGGACCATACGGTCGGTGTGGTCAGTTTGCTCGGTCTGTCATTTCCGGTCTTTGCTTCTGGGCCAATTCTTATCCTGCTGGTCTCCATCAAACTCGGCTGGCTGCCTGTTAGCGGGGCGGGAGGGTGGGACCACCTTGTCTTGCCCGCGTGTACGATGGGTGCGGCCCTGGCTGCGATTCTGACTCGCATGGTGCGCACGGCCATGCTGGAAGAGCTGGGACAGGACTATATCCGAACGGCACGCGCCAAGGGTCTGCCGGAGCGGACGGTGGTCTATAAACATGCCCTGCGCAACGCAATGGTTCCTGTACTGACGCTGGTAGGACTGCAATTTGGCGCGCTTCTGGCCGGGGCGATCGTGACCGAGACAATATTCAGTTGGCCGGGAATCGGACGGCTGACCCTTTCCGCTATCTCCAATCGGGACTATGCTCTGGTACAGGGCTGTATCCTCGCCGTCGGGCTCACCTATGTGCTGGTGAATCTCGTCACGGATTTGCTTTATATGGTTGTGAATCCGCGGGTCCGTAGCTGA